One genomic segment of Methanobrevibacter boviskoreani JH1 includes these proteins:
- a CDS encoding TMEM175 family protein has protein sequence MDTERFEALIDAILAIIVTLIILEIPIPAHPDFASLWEVRIEFLAYLVSFFIVFNIWNSHHNLFIRINKLNSTIVWTSLAGIFILSFIPYFTTMVSEHFNSFFAQACFGSIFILLHIHYVIQAEIIKRADPANVALIIYLDKGEHNSLFEFILFTISYILGYFVYPPLIMVGCLIAMSYWIISDQYLTD, from the coding sequence ATGGATACTGAAAGATTTGAGGCATTAATCGATGCTATTTTAGCAATTATCGTTACTTTAATTATTTTGGAAATTCCAATACCAGCACATCCGGATTTTGCCAGTTTATGGGAAGTAAGAATAGAGTTTCTTGCATATTTAGTAAGTTTCTTTATTGTTTTTAATATTTGGAATTCACACCATAATCTATTTATTAGAATAAATAAATTAAACAGTACAATTGTTTGGACAAGTTTGGCAGGAATATTCATTTTAAGCTTTATTCCATACTTTACAACTATGGTTTCAGAACACTTTAATTCATTTTTTGCTCAAGCTTGTTTTGGATCTATATTTATACTTCTCCACATACATTATGTTATACAAGCAGAAATAATTAAAAGGGCTGACCCAGCCAATGTTGCACTTATTATTTATTTAGATAAAGGAGAGCATAACTCATTATTTGAATTTATACTATTTACAATATCATACATTCTTGGATATTTCGTTTATCCACCTTTAATAATGGTAGGCTGTCTCATTGCAATGAGTTATTGGATAATTTCCGATCAGTATTTAACTGATTAA
- a CDS encoding TMEM175 family protein: MDSGRFETFIDAILAIMMTVMVLKIPQPETLSLSGIMDLSVVYLSYLISFIIIASIWNSHRKLFDKIKKIDNYVIAIYMVLTFIITLVPYFTYWVSGNPYSLAPEICYGSLFILTNVLYLLASHIAVKHDKFNKNSNLDSSRYVNLNLIIYTIFIIGFLIGIYINPIAILISCLLSAIVWNLPLKIINILDNSDTHGY; this comes from the coding sequence TTGGATTCAGGTCGTTTTGAAACTTTTATTGATGCTATACTTGCTATAATGATGACAGTTATGGTACTTAAAATACCACAGCCCGAAACATTAAGTTTATCTGGAATTATGGATTTAAGCGTAGTATATCTCAGTTATTTAATTAGCTTTATTATTATTGCAAGTATCTGGAATAGTCATAGAAAACTATTTGATAAAATTAAAAAAATAGATAACTATGTTATTGCAATATATATGGTATTAACATTTATTATCACTTTAGTTCCATACTTTACATATTGGGTTTCTGGAAACCCATATTCATTAGCTCCAGAAATATGTTATGGAAGTCTATTTATTTTAACAAATGTTTTATATTTACTGGCTAGCCATATTGCGGTAAAACATGATAAATTTAATAAAAATAGTAATCTTGACAGTTCAAGATATGTTAATTTGAATTTAATAATTTATACCATATTTATTATAGGATTCTTAATAGGCATATATATTAATCCTATTGCAATCTTAATATCTTGTTTGTTAAGTGCAATTGTTTGGAATTTACCACTTAAAATTATAAACATATTGGATAATAGTGATACTCATGGATACTGA
- a CDS encoding flavodoxin, whose amino-acid sequence MNNLIIYFSRRGENYLNGSLVNFEVGNAEVLVEHIKEFIDADTFQVETKESYPDSYMETIEIAKKEQENNVYPELKEYLDDISQYDTIYIVSPNWWGTLPMPLQGQLKQLDFTGKTVKTLITHEGSGLGNSMKDIKKLCNGADIKDGLDIKGSDVQKAKDEIKEWIEY is encoded by the coding sequence ATGAATAATCTAATTATATATTTTTCAAGAAGGGGAGAAAATTATCTTAACGGTTCTTTGGTCAATTTTGAAGTTGGAAATGCAGAGGTTTTAGTAGAACATATTAAAGAATTTATTGATGCTGATACTTTTCAAGTAGAAACCAAGGAAAGTTATCCAGATTCTTATATGGAAACAATTGAAATTGCAAAAAAAGAACAAGAAAACAATGTTTATCCCGAACTTAAGGAATACCTTGATGATATAAGCCAATACGATACAATTTATATTGTTTCTCCAAACTGGTGGGGAACTTTACCAATGCCTTTACAAGGACAATTGAAACAACTCGATTTTACAGGAAAAACCGTGAAAACCCTCATTACTCATGAGGGATCTGGATTAGGAAATTCCATGAAAGATATTAAAAAGCTTTGTAATGGTGCAGATATTAAAGATGGACTTGATATTAAAGGTTCCGATGTACAAAAAGCTAAAGATGAAATTAAAGAATGGATTGAATATTAG
- a CDS encoding TatD family hydrolase — MKYIDIGLNLMHKSYNKDREEVIKNAQNVGVTNAIITGADIQSSIEAAEYSEKYPGILYSTAGVHPHDAKTCDENTIKILEELASKDSVVSLGECGLDYNRNYSPQNIQRKWFKKQLELAEKLDMPVFLHDRESYPDFSNILKQFPSVAEKSVVHCFTGNKNEVEEYLSLGCYIGVTGWICDERRGDELREAVKCIPPQKLMIETDGPFLIPRDLKPKPKKHRNEPKYLPHILERIASEMGLDSDKLSKQVYKNTKSFFNI, encoded by the coding sequence ATGAAGTATATAGATATTGGTTTAAATTTAATGCATAAATCTTATAATAAGGACCGTGAAGAAGTAATTAAAAATGCTCAAAATGTAGGAGTTACTAATGCCATTATTACAGGGGCAGATATTCAATCCAGTATTGAGGCGGCAGAATATTCAGAAAAATATCCGGGTATCTTATATTCAACTGCCGGTGTTCATCCTCATGATGCAAAAACATGTGATGAAAATACAATAAAAATTTTAGAAGAATTGGCTAGTAAGGATTCTGTAGTTTCTTTAGGTGAATGTGGTCTTGATTATAATAGAAATTATTCCCCTCAAAATATTCAGAGGAAATGGTTTAAAAAACAATTAGAACTTGCAGAAAAATTAGACATGCCAGTATTTCTTCATGATAGAGAATCATATCCCGATTTTTCAAATATTTTAAAACAATTTCCAAGTGTAGCAGAGAAATCTGTGGTACATTGTTTCACAGGAAACAAGAATGAGGTTGAAGAGTATCTGTCTTTAGGTTGTTATATAGGAGTTACAGGTTGGATATGTGATGAAAGACGGGGTGATGAACTTCGTGAAGCTGTTAAGTGTATTCCTCCTCAGAAACTTATGATTGAAACAGATGGACCATTTTTAATTCCTAGGGACTTGAAACCTAAACCAAAAAAACATAGAAATGAACCAAAATATTTACCTCATATATTGGAGCGTATCGCATCTGAAATGGGTTTAGATTCAGATAAGCTTTCAAAACAAGTTTATAAAAATACTAAAAGCTTTTTTAATATTTGA
- a CDS encoding MarR family winged helix-turn-helix transcriptional regulator, which yields MEKLNSPDIGKSQVEILNKMGLYNRSNKKINQELLSYDLQIDKASISRSVQSLEEKGLLKKEQDPNDKRQNLLFLTDEGIEFADRIKKYEEEWENAICDNDNEYKKEFLEHVQYITGKSLELIYKEECNE from the coding sequence ATGGAAAAACTTAATTCCCCGGATATTGGAAAAAGTCAGGTTGAGATATTAAATAAAATGGGATTGTATAATAGGTCAAATAAGAAAATTAACCAGGAATTACTATCATATGATTTACAAATAGATAAAGCATCTATTAGTAGAAGTGTACAAAGTCTTGAAGAGAAAGGTCTACTTAAAAAAGAACAGGATCCCAATGACAAACGCCAAAATTTACTTTTTTTAACTGATGAAGGAATTGAATTTGCAGATAGAATTAAAAAATATGAAGAGGAATGGGAAAATGCTATCTGTGATAATGATAATGAGTATAAGAAAGAATTTCTTGAACATGTACAATATATTACGGGAAAATCACTTGAATTAATTTATAAGGAGGAGTGTAATGAGTAA
- a CDS encoding MATE family efflux transporter: MSKNDDRTKRNIELIRGDPKIAIRKLSYPTMLSMFLVMLYNIADSLWVAGLGSNALAALGFISPLFFIIVNVGNGIGAGANSIIARAIGAKNKPLADNSAVHSILIAVILSVLVPVLLVPFLKEILLLMGAGSSLQMGLDYGNVVFICTFSFIFNGVLAAILRSEGDATRSMYAVAVTAVLNIVLDPIFIYVFGMGVGGAAWASVISSLIACFVMAYWIWVNKDTYLNITRSAFKYDSYILKQIGLVAIPNMAEGIVFSVMMMVMNWMLTLVAGTTAVAVYTSAGRINQLAMIPLIGVGTAMLTVAGAAYGAKDYDKLEFAHKYAIKLSYIVSIILCIVMFFGSDYIALLFAYTDQSAMLAPLISEVLKILCLFLLAVPAGMISAMVFQGIGKGVISFVITLFRALLLEIALAYFFGVILHIGQRGIYGGMVLAAAIGSVIAYIWCRLYIKGLKNNS; encoded by the coding sequence ATGAGTAAAAACGATGATAGAACTAAACGAAACATTGAATTAATACGTGGAGATCCTAAAATTGCTATTCGTAAGTTGTCATATCCAACAATGTTATCCATGTTTCTTGTCATGTTATATAATATAGCAGACAGTTTATGGGTGGCAGGTCTTGGATCAAATGCATTAGCAGCATTAGGTTTTATTTCACCATTATTCTTTATTATAGTTAATGTAGGAAATGGTATAGGAGCAGGTGCAAATTCAATAATTGCACGTGCTATTGGGGCAAAAAACAAACCACTTGCAGACAACTCCGCAGTTCACTCAATACTAATTGCAGTAATATTATCCGTATTGGTTCCAGTTTTATTGGTTCCATTTCTAAAAGAAATTCTATTATTAATGGGTGCTGGTAGCTCATTACAAATGGGTTTAGATTATGGTAATGTTGTGTTTATATGTACATTTTCATTTATATTCAATGGTGTACTTGCTGCAATATTAAGATCTGAAGGTGATGCAACAAGATCAATGTATGCGGTTGCAGTTACAGCTGTTTTAAACATAGTATTAGATCCAATATTCATTTATGTATTTGGAATGGGTGTTGGAGGTGCTGCATGGGCATCTGTTATATCTTCATTAATCGCATGTTTTGTAATGGCTTATTGGATATGGGTTAATAAAGATACATACTTAAACATTACAAGATCAGCATTTAAATATGACTCATATATTTTAAAACAAATAGGATTAGTTGCTATTCCAAACATGGCAGAGGGAATTGTTTTCTCTGTTATGATGATGGTTATGAATTGGATGCTTACATTAGTTGCAGGTACAACTGCAGTAGCTGTATATACATCTGCCGGAAGAATTAACCAACTTGCAATGATTCCACTTATTGGTGTAGGTACTGCAATGCTTACAGTTGCAGGGGCAGCTTATGGTGCAAAAGATTATGATAAACTAGAATTCGCACATAAATATGCTATAAAATTATCATATATAGTATCAATTATTCTATGTATAGTAATGTTCTTTGGATCTGATTATATAGCATTATTATTTGCATATACGGATCAAAGTGCAATGTTAGCTCCATTAATATCAGAGGTACTTAAAATATTATGTTTGTTCTTACTTGCTGTACCTGCAGGTATGATTTCTGCTATGGTATTCCAAGGAATAGGAAAAGGTGTAATATCTTTTGTTATTACATTGTTTAGGGCATTATTACTTGAGATAGCACTTGCATACTTCTTTGGAGTAATATTACACATAGGTCAAAGAGGTATTTATGGTGGTATGGTTTTAGCTGCAGCTATAGGTAGTGTGATTGCCTATATATGGTGTAGATTATATATTAAAGGTCTTAAAAATAATTCCTAA
- a CDS encoding MalY/PatB family protein, whose product MRYDFDTIINRKDTNSVKWDFYDCEVPMWVADMDFKVATEIKDALSSKVNEGIYGYTLIPDEWYDAYINWWKKYGVVHKKEWLKFTNSVMPAISSLIREFTEENDKVLIQTPVYHVFFYVIEDNNRMVEENKLIYDGENYSIDFNDLEEKFKDPKVKLMLLCNPHNPIGKIWTKDELKKIGELADKYDVIVISDEIHCDLTNPGLVYTPYISASNKNRNNSITTLSPSKSFNIAGIKTAAISIPNENIREKAFNHIQIEGLSDPNLFACSAAIAAYNHGEDWLNQLRDYIYNNKLFLDEYLKEEIPDLKLVPSEATYLLWIDCSKLNIKSKEFNDFLLEKTKVVFSPGYEFGENGDQFIRINIACPRKLLEDGFKRLKKGVELYKEEFNI is encoded by the coding sequence ATGAGATATGACTTTGATACTATTATAAATCGTAAAGATACGAACTCAGTAAAATGGGATTTCTATGATTGTGAAGTCCCTATGTGGGTAGCGGATATGGATTTTAAAGTAGCAACTGAAATAAAAGATGCTTTAAGTTCAAAAGTAAATGAAGGCATATATGGATATACCCTAATTCCAGATGAGTGGTATGACGCTTATATCAATTGGTGGAAAAAATATGGTGTTGTTCATAAAAAAGAATGGTTAAAATTTACAAATTCTGTAATGCCTGCAATATCCTCTTTAATTAGAGAATTTACAGAGGAAAATGATAAAGTCCTTATTCAAACTCCTGTTTATCATGTATTCTTTTATGTTATTGAAGACAATAATAGGATGGTTGAAGAGAATAAACTAATTTATGATGGTGAAAACTATTCAATTGATTTTAATGATTTAGAAGAAAAATTTAAAGATCCCAAAGTTAAACTAATGCTTTTATGTAATCCTCATAATCCTATTGGTAAAATTTGGACCAAAGATGAACTAAAGAAAATTGGAGAACTAGCAGACAAATATGATGTTATTGTAATTTCAGATGAAATTCATTGTGATTTAACAAATCCGGGTCTTGTTTATACTCCCTATATCTCAGCATCCAATAAAAACAGGAATAATAGTATTACAACATTATCACCAAGTAAATCCTTTAATATTGCAGGAATTAAAACCGCGGCAATTAGTATTCCAAATGAAAACATTAGAGAAAAGGCATTCAACCATATTCAAATTGAGGGACTATCAGATCCGAATTTATTTGCATGTTCAGCTGCAATTGCAGCTTATAATCATGGTGAAGATTGGCTGAATCAATTAAGGGATTATATATACAACAATAAACTATTTTTAGATGAATATCTAAAAGAAGAAATACCCGATTTAAAATTAGTTCCATCAGAAGCAACATATCTTTTATGGATTGATTGTAGTAAATTAAATATTAAATCCAAAGAGTTTAATGATTTTTTACTTGAAAAAACTAAGGTAGTATTTTCTCCAGGTTATGAGTTTGGTGAAAATGGAGATCAATTTATAAGAATAAATATAGCTTGTCCTAGAAAATTATTAGAGGATGGATTTAAAAGATTGAAGAAAGGCGTTGAACTTTATAAAGAAGAGTTTAATATTTAA
- a CDS encoding winged helix-turn-helix transcriptional regulator encodes MSDAMSLCKSCPIEQAVNLIQKKWLVLIIRDMFFGKTHFNQFKENKPKLSNKVLSECLKYMEENELVIKIGNPDNKLETEYKLTEKGKRLNKVLFELAEFTIDTDSYYLDLKDSDRDMIKDEFRDTLEIENDNE; translated from the coding sequence ATGTCTGATGCTATGTCATTATGTAAATCTTGTCCTATAGAACAAGCTGTAAATTTGATTCAGAAAAAATGGTTAGTTTTAATTATTAGGGATATGTTTTTTGGAAAAACTCATTTTAATCAGTTTAAAGAAAATAAACCAAAACTATCCAATAAGGTATTATCAGAATGTTTAAAGTATATGGAAGAAAATGAATTGGTAATAAAAATAGGAAATCCTGATAATAAGCTTGAAACTGAATATAAACTAACTGAGAAGGGTAAAAGATTAAACAAAGTTTTATTTGAATTGGCTGAATTTACTATTGATACAGACTCTTATTATCTTGATTTAAAAGACTCAGATAGAGATATGATTAAAGATGAGTTTAGGGATACTTTAGAAATTGAAAATGATAATGAATAA
- the gdhA gene encoding NADP-specific glutamate dehydrogenase, producing the protein MSYVDEVINQIKKENPSEPEFHQTVTEVLKSIEPAVLEKEEEYRRDALLERLTNPERQIKFRVPWVNDEGEVEVNTGYRVQFNSAIGPVKGGLRFHPSVNLGIIKFLGFEQIFKNSLTGLPIGGAKGGSNFDPKGKSDREVMTFCQNFMTELYKYINADRDVPAGDIGVGAREIGYLFGQYKKITGQFEGVLTGKGLTYGGSLARTEATGYGLLYFTDTLLKNEDISIKDKDIIVSGAGNVAIYAIEKAKQLGGNPITASDSTGWVYDPEGIDLKLLKEIKEVRRGRMYDYAAERPSAEYHEGKGVWTVDGDIALPCATQNEIDLNDAKALVDNDVIAVCEGANMPSTIDATNYFLDNDVLFGPAKAANAGGVAVSALEMTQNSERIHWTFEQVDDMLKNIMVNIFNNISNAADKYNQPKNFVVGANIHGFEQVADAMQSQGIV; encoded by the coding sequence ATGTCTTATGTAGATGAAGTAATTAATCAAATAAAAAAAGAAAATCCAAGTGAACCTGAGTTTCATCAAACTGTTACTGAGGTTTTAAAATCAATAGAACCTGCAGTTCTTGAAAAGGAAGAGGAATATAGAAGAGATGCACTTCTAGAAAGATTAACTAATCCTGAAAGACAAATTAAATTTAGAGTTCCATGGGTAAATGATGAAGGAGAAGTGGAAGTAAATACCGGATATAGGGTACAGTTTAATAGTGCAATTGGTCCTGTTAAAGGAGGGCTTAGATTCCACCCATCAGTAAACTTAGGAATTATTAAGTTTTTAGGATTTGAACAGATTTTCAAGAATTCATTAACAGGACTTCCAATTGGTGGAGCTAAAGGAGGTTCTAACTTTGATCCTAAAGGTAAATCCGACCGCGAAGTAATGACTTTCTGTCAAAACTTTATGACTGAATTATATAAATATATTAATGCAGATAGAGATGTACCTGCTGGAGATATAGGCGTGGGTGCTAGAGAAATTGGTTATTTATTTGGTCAATATAAAAAGATTACTGGACAATTTGAAGGTGTTTTAACTGGTAAAGGATTAACATATGGTGGATCACTTGCTAGAACCGAAGCAACAGGTTATGGACTTCTTTATTTTACAGACACACTTCTTAAAAATGAGGACATTTCTATTAAGGATAAGGATATAATTGTTTCTGGTGCTGGAAATGTGGCTATATATGCAATTGAGAAAGCTAAACAATTAGGTGGAAATCCAATTACTGCATCTGATTCAACAGGATGGGTATATGATCCTGAGGGTATTGACTTAAAATTACTTAAGGAAATTAAAGAAGTCAGAAGAGGAAGAATGTATGATTATGCTGCAGAAAGACCTTCTGCCGAATATCATGAAGGTAAAGGTGTATGGACAGTAGATGGAGACATAGCTCTTCCATGTGCAACACAGAATGAAATCGACCTTAATGATGCTAAGGCTTTAGTGGATAATGATGTAATTGCTGTATGTGAAGGTGCAAATATGCCTTCAACTATTGATGCAACCAATTATTTCCTGGACAATGACGTATTATTTGGACCTGCAAAAGCTGCAAACGCAGGTGGTGTTGCTGTTTCCGCACTTGAAATGACCCAAAACTCAGAAAGAATCCACTGGACATTTGAACAAGTCGATGACATGTTAAAAAATATCATGGTCAATATATTCAACAACATTAGTAATGCTGCCGATAAATATAACCAACCTAAAAACTTTGTTGTAGGTGCAAATATCCATGGATTTGAACAAGTAGCAGACGCTATGCAATCACAAGGAATTGTATAA